In the Haloferula helveola genome, one interval contains:
- a CDS encoding choice-of-anchor D domain-containing protein yields MTIRTRLLVSALTAVVPNLATADLVTSVVSGNYADGTTWDNTLAPVTGNDYVIVTNVEQNGDATTSLEGDSITVDSGWLRLTAVDASPDTFVVPSLTLNGGRLDIRSHNQYAREVDLPNAVAVGADSQFRIGDGGEQFNMDVTLTAGLTGSGNLSFVSNSGNGTDDIATLHLPAATSTFTGNWSVNSIDSGYGRLSAEAANALGTGTVSLGTRSILVAAAADALNSTPAITLDTDTSELILTNAWVNASGVLTMTDGTLDLADSVSSIDRMYIGANAVPTGTYTATDLTNLGFGGTFLGATGTIQVAGLPNPSLIAETSYSFTSFGYTSGYSVSISNGAGDGTTPLNISGITVTGSDAGDVSNVINPGSVAAGTSEDITFDFTPSSGGGFYDFALEVASDDGLGTSPMVINVQVEVFDPLIAIGSGTQDFGYLANSPGPQTATVTIYNDGGSVDLEVDDVFSEIVGDPDFFISSFPGPIAPGGSGELEITFDPGALSGFFSGTLYIESNDYEGTIPTVNLSAVVLPAGDAASIDFGTAASPVESGFTQFIAAEGATRTIAGVTVQLASSANDIIAASGASATDLMTDGAATTFNGTGGNYISVIMSGFNTGTLDLLGAFNYPSGYGLPINIEFGEVGGTLSSVQGGVNRPAYVNYSTSVEAGKTYELRVIESGNANLAYISGLVLSGDSVPGGTPYGDFVSPLDPLTDGAPELDPDGDGVPIGIEWVVGGSADDSASPDTDKLPTGGLVNADPDGDLTSSDYLLFTYRRTTAAGTDANTTIEVNYGTDLSGWTTAADGVDGIVIFDTQNGFGAGVDQVDVYIPVSLAVDGRLFAYLDVQVAP; encoded by the coding sequence ATGACTATTCGAACAAGACTCCTTGTTTCGGCACTGACCGCAGTCGTGCCGAATCTGGCCACCGCCGACCTCGTCACGTCCGTTGTGAGTGGCAACTACGCCGACGGCACGACTTGGGACAACACCTTGGCCCCCGTGACCGGAAACGACTACGTGATCGTGACCAACGTCGAACAGAACGGCGACGCAACCACAAGCCTGGAAGGCGATAGCATCACGGTCGACTCCGGTTGGCTCCGGCTGACTGCCGTCGATGCCTCTCCTGACACTTTCGTCGTCCCGAGCCTGACGCTCAACGGCGGTCGACTCGATATCCGCTCTCACAACCAATACGCTCGGGAGGTTGATCTGCCGAACGCCGTCGCCGTTGGCGCGGACAGCCAGTTCCGGATCGGTGACGGAGGTGAGCAGTTCAACATGGACGTCACGCTCACCGCCGGCCTCACCGGCAGCGGCAATCTGAGTTTCGTTTCCAACTCGGGGAACGGCACCGACGACATCGCGACCCTTCACCTTCCCGCCGCCACCAGCACCTTCACCGGCAACTGGAGCGTCAACTCGATCGATTCCGGCTACGGCCGTCTGTCAGCCGAAGCGGCAAACGCGCTCGGCACCGGCACCGTGAGCCTCGGCACCCGCTCGATCCTCGTCGCCGCGGCGGCCGACGCCCTGAACAGCACTCCGGCCATCACGCTCGATACCGACACCTCGGAGCTGATCCTGACCAATGCTTGGGTCAATGCCTCCGGCGTCCTGACGATGACCGACGGCACACTCGATCTCGCCGACTCCGTTTCGTCGATCGACCGAATGTATATCGGCGCCAACGCAGTACCGACCGGCACCTATACCGCAACCGATCTCACCAATCTCGGATTCGGCGGCACCTTCCTCGGCGCAACCGGAACCATCCAGGTCGCCGGCTTGCCGAACCCGAGCCTGATCGCCGAGACCAGCTACAGCTTCACCAGCTTCGGCTACACCAGCGGCTATTCCGTAAGCATCAGCAACGGCGCGGGTGACGGCACCACCCCGCTCAACATCAGCGGCATCACGGTCACGGGCAGCGATGCCGGTGATGTCTCCAACGTCATCAATCCGGGCTCGGTCGCGGCCGGTACCTCGGAGGACATCACCTTCGACTTCACACCGTCTTCCGGCGGAGGATTCTACGACTTCGCTCTCGAGGTCGCGTCCGACGATGGTCTCGGCACCTCGCCAATGGTGATCAACGTTCAGGTCGAAGTCTTCGACCCGCTCATCGCCATCGGTTCGGGCACCCAGGATTTCGGCTACCTTGCCAACTCTCCGGGACCCCAGACCGCGACCGTCACCATCTACAACGACGGCGGTTCGGTGGACCTTGAAGTGGACGACGTCTTTTCCGAAATCGTCGGCGATCCCGACTTCTTCATCAGTTCATTCCCGGGTCCAATCGCTCCCGGTGGCTCGGGCGAACTTGAGATCACCTTCGATCCGGGCGCCCTCTCGGGCTTCTTCAGCGGCACGCTCTACATCGAGTCGAACGACTACGAGGGGACGATCCCGACGGTGAACCTCTCCGCCGTGGTCCTTCCGGCCGGTGATGCCGCATCGATCGACTTCGGTACCGCGGCGTCCCCCGTCGAGTCCGGCTTCACGCAGTTCATTGCAGCCGAAGGCGCGACACGGACCATCGCCGGCGTGACCGTTCAGCTTGCCTCCAGCGCGAACGACATCATCGCTGCGAGCGGCGCCAGCGCGACCGACCTGATGACCGACGGCGCCGCGACCACCTTCAACGGAACCGGCGGCAACTACATCAGCGTGATCATGAGCGGCTTCAACACCGGCACGCTCGACCTGCTGGGGGCCTTCAACTACCCCTCCGGATATGGGCTTCCGATCAACATCGAATTCGGAGAAGTCGGAGGAACCCTCAGTTCCGTGCAGGGAGGAGTCAACCGACCCGCCTACGTCAACTACAGTACATCGGTCGAGGCCGGAAAGACCTACGAACTCCGCGTGATCGAATCGGGCAACGCCAACCTCGCCTACATCTCCGGACTGGTTCTGTCGGGCGATTCGGTACCCGGCGGCACACCCTACGGTGACTTCGTTTCCCCGCTAGATCCGCTGACCGATGGCGCCCCCGAGCTCGACCCGGATGGCGACGGCGTGCCGATCGGCATCGAATGGGTGGTCGGCGGCAGCGCCGATGACTCCGCCAGCCCCGACACCGACAAGCTACCGACCGGCGGACTCGTGAATGCCGATCCCGATGGCGACCTCACTTCCTCGGACTACCTGCTCTTCACCTACCGCCGCACCACGGCTGCCGGAACGGACGCGAACACGACCATCGAGGTCAATTATGGCACCGACCTCAGCGGCTGGACCACAGCTGCCGACGGAGTCGACGGCATCGTCATCTTCGACACCCAGAACGGCTTCGGCGCCGGCGTCGACCAGGTGGATGTCTACATTCCGGTGTCCCTGGCAGTCGACGGCAGGCTCTTCGCCTACCTCGACGTCCAGGTCGCTCCCTGA
- a CDS encoding substrate-binding domain-containing protein, with protein sequence MESRESKRVALVLPWFYEYARALREGVVEWCDLHPGWRLIELELRELSPDAEFDGQVDGVICWSFESGALTSILPRTRIPLLDAGLGHVVDGRGELPAGVTFERADIHRLALRHFHELGLEVVGYAGARLRRDGQLAPRVAGMRADALMAGMEWVEFDFGPVDPVARPETIWKSDGMEELDAFLAKVPKPLGLLAQDDYFALSLVERAQRLGVRVPEELAVLGQGDRLVSNSGGLRISSVQLPGREVGWKLAELLDAWFAGRPPDPWRRTVPCKRILTRESTGGLSLDPGIERARRHLERHALDGVTVHELAGVAGCTEKTLKSRFAKAYGIDIAVEVRERRKEHALSLLADTDMPIARVGRECGFPSPSNFFNFVRRQTGGLGPAEYRRRMRSDR encoded by the coding sequence ATGGAATCGAGGGAATCCAAGAGGGTGGCCTTGGTGTTGCCGTGGTTTTACGAGTACGCCCGGGCCTTGCGGGAGGGGGTGGTCGAGTGGTGCGACCTCCATCCCGGGTGGCGCTTGATCGAACTGGAGCTCCGGGAGCTGTCGCCGGATGCGGAGTTCGACGGCCAGGTGGACGGGGTGATCTGCTGGAGTTTCGAGTCGGGTGCGCTGACCTCCATCCTTCCGCGGACCCGCATCCCCCTTCTCGATGCGGGACTGGGCCATGTTGTCGACGGGCGAGGGGAGCTGCCCGCTGGCGTGACCTTCGAGCGGGCCGACATCCACCGGCTGGCATTGCGGCATTTCCATGAGCTCGGGCTCGAGGTCGTCGGATACGCGGGTGCGCGGCTTCGGCGAGACGGACAACTGGCCCCGCGGGTGGCCGGGATGCGGGCGGACGCGTTGATGGCGGGGATGGAATGGGTCGAGTTCGACTTCGGTCCCGTGGACCCCGTGGCTCGCCCGGAGACGATTTGGAAGAGCGACGGGATGGAGGAACTCGACGCATTCCTTGCCAAGGTTCCCAAGCCCTTGGGTCTGCTGGCGCAGGACGACTACTTCGCACTTTCGCTCGTCGAGCGGGCGCAGCGATTGGGCGTGCGGGTGCCGGAGGAGTTGGCCGTCCTCGGCCAAGGGGACCGGCTGGTTTCAAACTCGGGCGGTCTCCGGATTTCCTCCGTCCAACTTCCCGGTCGCGAGGTCGGCTGGAAGCTTGCGGAACTCCTCGATGCGTGGTTCGCCGGCCGGCCTCCGGATCCGTGGCGCCGGACTGTGCCGTGCAAGCGAATCCTCACCCGCGAAAGCACCGGCGGGCTTTCGCTCGATCCGGGGATCGAGCGGGCGCGGCGACACCTCGAACGCCACGCGCTCGATGGCGTGACCGTGCATGAATTGGCTGGCGTGGCCGGGTGCACGGAAAAGACCCTGAAGTCGCGATTCGCCAAGGCCTACGGCATCGATATCGCCGTCGAGGTCCGCGAACGGAGAAAGGAGCACGCGTTGTCGCTGCTCGCCGATACCGACATGCCGATCGCACGGGTGGGGAGGGAGTGCGGGTTTCCCTCACCCTCGAACTTCTTCAATTTCGTCCGACGCCAGACCGGAGGCCTAGGCCCCGCCGAATACCGGCGGCGGATGCGAAGTGACCGTTAG
- a CDS encoding alkaline phosphatase D family protein yields MRKTLLLSALGPLACVAAASPIEVVNPSGEINGGIDRQSVNNAAVPGWSSTGGNAQVINDGTDYGNGGWRLSFEDSVEMFQPTTHVIETGAAYSLRFDAAIFAGGPANGSFTPVETLVGGALRNGDFNADTSTDDSRTFAETPEWFNAAGPDQSGEATRNGPANTLPPDGTRNAVIAVGSNRFFGIDTGHTLATGEAFRATYLWRDAFNWDDLSARVQVSIFTTSDDTSTGTPDIIETVESTLSAVDSTYQTDQSVFAPVPASAAGKRLFVSFSGPLSGTGFARLDDFVFERGTTTASRTLTADLYVDDGGSRQVVATRTYDFKSPSTGAWDHYHLAVPAGELDAHAGETLGIQFRSNPTAASNFQSVDNVRLDYWGASPPDGSFSDNWDSTPDQTWAGPGYWANRLQDWEVSSGRVQCIEGGRDRLTLHRPGTSIRGNGGDFSLSVRTGLNAGSHTTTSRSGFLIGGAPNVDWRGALLVHDGLGRDFGLFIGLDGDGTLLIEDYSTGATSALAATANGAGFGSNTRLELDANYDEPSGTYLLTLEAFDAADTSLGTVSTSVPCDRVLGAFGLLNHRGGSNARYWFDDFSGTGDALHPETDRHLAIIGAMHTLSKGTLNLTAQLSPLDLASTPPVALDLWNGATWVETATTAIDNTDNYSSYTATFSIPGWDDTTDTDYRIRVNVGGTDYSWTGTVRRDPVDKNEIVIASTTCQRITDSALQNNGFDWTPIDLWQPHRQTYLHLAKHEPDVLLAHGDQIYEGQPTPVDSSNYQMDYLYKWNLWVLQVRDLTREIPTIAIPDDHDIYQGNLWGEGGASSTNQNDGGYTRPAVWVKMVERTQTSNLPDADPYNPTQPAPPVTQGIEVYFTGVTYGRLGLAVLEDRKFKTGPNNAPPALEDQFLLGDRQKDFLRAWNADWAGQDLKLVVSQTPFGNLRTHGSSGYNFNLNDRDTNGWPVHRRNETWELLRVSRMFQLAGDQHLATIAHHGIDGPRDAGISFTAPAIANFFPRCWDPIHNSGGTITTINPYLGDYFFDGNGTLPDGTTPNRTSDFPQHLGVLGAANPLQYYQQSNGITPINLHNRGAGYGITRVNKTTREFTFECWPLHVDPDEPSTGSQFADWPQTFAQTDNDGRTPTGYLPAVDTQWRKNAVVRVYDESSGLLVNAMRVRGNLYRPPVYDNGTTYRVEIAYDDEPLSETRLAQTATPPGAPVIRSFVALQPSIAAGGTATLRWDVESPSTLTIDQGIGDVIPQTVDGIGYIEVSPAGDTTYTLTLDGGPTATTVVRVFDDKATWLAIHFSPAELADPLVSGDDADADGDGVSNGDEYRFQTDPRDASSVPRLESRIVEDGGMNYVEFSSPFPLDAESCTLLVEAGDDLTTWLPLPSNRYTETSRADFPAEGTTRITLRLTTPVPESELRKFYRGRWLTP; encoded by the coding sequence ATGAGAAAAACCCTGCTCCTCAGCGCGCTCGGGCCGCTGGCCTGCGTTGCCGCCGCCTCCCCCATCGAAGTCGTCAACCCGTCCGGCGAGATCAACGGCGGGATCGACCGGCAGTCGGTGAACAACGCGGCCGTCCCCGGCTGGAGCAGCACCGGCGGCAATGCCCAAGTCATCAACGACGGGACCGACTACGGAAACGGCGGCTGGCGGCTCAGCTTCGAGGACAGTGTCGAAATGTTCCAGCCGACCACCCATGTCATCGAGACCGGCGCGGCATATTCCCTGCGCTTCGATGCCGCGATCTTCGCCGGCGGCCCTGCCAACGGCAGTTTCACCCCGGTCGAGACCCTCGTCGGAGGAGCGTTGAGAAACGGCGACTTCAACGCAGACACCTCTACCGACGACTCCCGCACATTCGCCGAGACCCCCGAGTGGTTCAATGCCGCCGGCCCCGACCAGAGCGGTGAGGCCACCCGAAACGGCCCTGCCAACACCTTGCCACCCGACGGCACCCGAAACGCGGTGATCGCGGTCGGCAGCAACCGGTTCTTCGGTATCGACACCGGCCACACGCTCGCGACCGGCGAGGCCTTCCGCGCCACCTACCTGTGGCGCGACGCCTTCAACTGGGATGACCTGTCGGCCCGGGTCCAGGTTTCGATCTTCACGACCTCCGACGACACTTCCACCGGCACGCCCGACATCATCGAAACGGTCGAGTCGACACTGTCCGCCGTCGACTCGACCTACCAGACCGATCAATCGGTGTTCGCTCCGGTTCCCGCATCGGCGGCCGGCAAACGCCTGTTCGTATCCTTCAGCGGCCCTCTCTCCGGCACCGGCTTCGCCCGTCTCGATGACTTCGTCTTCGAGCGCGGCACCACCACCGCCAGCCGCACACTCACCGCCGACCTTTATGTCGACGACGGCGGCAGCCGACAGGTCGTCGCCACGCGCACCTACGATTTCAAGTCGCCCTCCACGGGAGCATGGGACCACTACCACCTCGCGGTCCCGGCCGGCGAGCTCGATGCCCATGCGGGGGAAACGCTCGGCATCCAGTTCCGCAGCAACCCCACCGCAGCTTCCAATTTCCAGTCGGTGGACAACGTCCGGCTCGACTACTGGGGCGCGTCACCGCCCGACGGCTCCTTCTCCGACAACTGGGACAGCACTCCCGACCAGACGTGGGCGGGTCCCGGCTACTGGGCGAACCGACTGCAGGACTGGGAGGTCAGCAGCGGGCGCGTGCAGTGCATCGAAGGCGGACGCGACCGGCTGACCCTGCACCGCCCGGGCACTTCCATCCGTGGGAATGGCGGTGACTTCTCGCTGTCGGTCCGCACCGGCCTGAATGCGGGATCCCACACGACAACCTCGCGCAGCGGATTCCTGATCGGCGGCGCGCCCAACGTCGACTGGCGCGGCGCGCTGCTGGTCCACGACGGACTCGGCCGCGACTTCGGCCTGTTCATCGGCCTCGACGGCGACGGCACGTTGCTCATCGAGGACTACTCGACCGGAGCGACGAGCGCGCTGGCCGCAACCGCCAACGGCGCGGGATTCGGCTCCAACACGCGGCTCGAACTCGATGCGAACTACGACGAACCCAGTGGAACGTATCTGCTCACGCTCGAGGCTTTCGATGCGGCCGACACCTCGCTCGGCACGGTTTCCACCAGCGTCCCCTGCGATCGCGTTCTCGGAGCGTTCGGCCTGCTCAACCACCGGGGCGGCAGCAACGCGAGATACTGGTTCGATGACTTTTCCGGCACCGGCGACGCCCTCCACCCGGAGACCGACCGGCATCTCGCGATCATCGGCGCGATGCACACGCTGTCGAAGGGCACGCTCAATCTGACCGCCCAGCTATCGCCGCTCGATCTCGCCAGCACCCCGCCGGTCGCCCTCGATCTATGGAACGGCGCGACCTGGGTCGAGACCGCGACGACCGCCATCGACAACACCGACAACTACTCCTCCTACACCGCGACCTTCAGCATCCCGGGATGGGACGACACCACGGATACCGACTACCGGATCCGGGTGAACGTCGGCGGCACCGACTACAGCTGGACCGGCACCGTGCGGCGGGACCCGGTCGACAAGAACGAGATCGTGATCGCATCGACCACCTGCCAGCGGATCACCGACAGCGCCCTTCAGAACAATGGCTTCGACTGGACGCCCATCGATCTCTGGCAGCCCCACCGGCAGACCTACCTGCACCTCGCCAAGCACGAACCCGACGTCCTCCTCGCGCACGGCGACCAGATCTACGAAGGCCAACCGACACCGGTCGACAGCTCGAACTACCAGATGGACTACCTCTACAAGTGGAACCTCTGGGTGCTGCAGGTCCGCGATCTCACACGCGAGATTCCGACCATCGCGATCCCAGACGACCACGACATTTATCAGGGAAACCTGTGGGGTGAAGGTGGGGCCTCGTCGACCAACCAGAATGACGGCGGCTACACCCGTCCGGCCGTGTGGGTGAAGATGGTCGAGCGCACGCAGACATCGAACCTCCCCGATGCCGACCCCTACAATCCGACCCAACCCGCGCCGCCGGTGACGCAGGGGATCGAAGTCTACTTCACCGGCGTGACCTACGGCCGGCTCGGCCTCGCGGTGCTTGAGGACCGGAAATTCAAGACCGGCCCGAACAACGCTCCGCCCGCCTTGGAAGACCAGTTCCTTCTCGGCGACCGGCAGAAGGACTTCCTCCGCGCGTGGAATGCCGACTGGGCCGGACAGGACCTCAAGCTGGTCGTTTCCCAGACTCCCTTCGGCAATCTCCGCACCCACGGCAGCAGCGGCTACAACTTCAACCTGAACGACCGCGACACCAACGGCTGGCCGGTCCACCGTCGGAACGAGACGTGGGAACTCCTGCGAGTGAGCCGCATGTTCCAGCTCGCGGGCGACCAGCACCTCGCCACCATCGCCCACCATGGCATCGACGGCCCGCGCGACGCCGGCATCTCCTTCACCGCGCCGGCCATCGCCAACTTCTTTCCCCGCTGCTGGGATCCGATCCACAACAGCGGTGGCACCATCACCACCATCAACCCCTACCTCGGCGACTACTTCTTCGATGGCAACGGCACGTTGCCCGACGGCACCACGCCGAACCGGACGTCCGACTTCCCGCAACACCTCGGCGTGCTCGGGGCGGCCAACCCGCTCCAGTATTACCAGCAGAGCAACGGCATCACCCCGATCAATCTGCACAACCGGGGCGCCGGCTACGGCATCACCCGGGTCAACAAGACGACCCGCGAGTTCACCTTCGAGTGCTGGCCGCTCCACGTCGATCCCGACGAGCCGTCGACCGGGTCCCAGTTCGCCGACTGGCCGCAGACCTTCGCCCAGACCGACAACGACGGACGCACACCCACCGGCTACCTGCCTGCCGTCGATACCCAGTGGCGCAAGAACGCGGTGGTCCGCGTCTACGATGAATCCAGTGGACTGCTGGTGAATGCGATGCGGGTCCGCGGCAACCTCTACCGCCCTCCCGTTTACGACAATGGCACGACCTACCGCGTGGAGATCGCCTACGACGATGAGCCGTTGTCCGAAACACGCCTTGCCCAGACCGCCACGCCTCCCGGAGCCCCGGTGATCCGGTCCTTCGTCGCCCTCCAGCCGTCGATCGCGGCCGGCGGCACCGCCACCCTGCGCTGGGACGTCGAGTCACCGAGCACGCTTACCATCGATCAGGGAATCGGCGATGTGATCCCACAAACGGTGGACGGCATCGGCTACATCGAAGTCTCTCCTGCGGGCGACACCACCTACACGCTGACGCTGGACGGCGGTCCGACGGCGACCACGGTCGTCCGGGTCTTCGACGACAAGGCGACGTGGCTGGCGATCCACTTCTCGCCGGCCGAACTGGCGGACCCGTTGGTGTCGGGAGACGATGCCGACGCGGACGGCGACGGCGTCAGCAACGGCGACGAGTATCGCTTCCAGACCGATCCGCGGGACGCGTCCTCCGTGCCCCGCCTCGAATCACGGATCGTTGAGGACGGCGGCATGAACTACGTCGAATTCAGTAGTCCGTTCCCGCTCGATGCGGAGAGCTGCACGTTGCTGGTCGAGGCCGGCGACGACCTGACGACATGGCTGCCGTTGCCGTCGAACCGCTACACCGAAACCTCGCGTGCCGATTTTCCGGCTGAAGGAACCACCCGGATCACCTTGCGACTGACGACCCCCGTCCCCGAGTCGGAGCTGCGAAAGTTCTACCGCGGGCGGTGGTTGACGCCTTGA